From one Mytilus trossulus isolate FHL-02 chromosome 10, PNRI_Mtr1.1.1.hap1, whole genome shotgun sequence genomic stretch:
- the LOC134687713 gene encoding organic anion transporter 3-like, whose product MGGLITGGFVSGHVADAFGRKSTYVCALLAIILLNAAAAFSPTWEMFAVLRFFIGFASGFTTSLNFTFVIEFTPRQSRSMLRFLPCRELFGMLYACLCWWLHDWRYIQIGIALAVFPLFLGIIWFVPESFRWLVTHWKIRKAYDVIKTIASMNNKQPPEFDKFHEEVIQVKDLVSEEKKYSVLDLLDNPRLLKITLLLMVAWFSGGYGTYGIFFGVQQLGGNIYLKLILLNAIGLFQLTGWYFANCIGRRWTTSMFYIIGGCSGIIVGILQALELENKETFITIFALPSKAFVTAGWVSVMLITAEIYPTVVRNIGSGLLNATSGIGIMVAPIVNFAVGSLEIFN is encoded by the exons ATGGGTGGTTTAATCACTGGTGGATTTGTTTCTGGTCATGTTGCAGACGCTTTTGGGCGAAAAAGTACATATGTTTGTGCATTACTCGCAATTATATTACTGAACGCTGCTGCCGCTTTTTCACCCACTTGGGAAATGTTTGCAgtattaagattttttattggttttgcaAGTGGATTTACTACTTccttaaattttacatttgttattgagtTTACACCACGACAATCAAGATCTATGCTTAGATTTCTACCATGTAGAGAACTATTTGGAATGCTATATGCATGTCTATGTTGGTGGCTGCATGATTGGCGATACATCCAGATAGGCATTGCTCTCGCGGTTTTTCCATTATTTCTAGGAATTATTTG GTTTGTACCTGAAAGCTTTAGATGGTTGGTGACACATTGGAAAATAAGGAAAGCATACGATGTGATTAAAACAATAGCAAGCATGAATAATAAACAGCCACCAGAGTTTGACAAATTCCACGAAGAAGTCATACAAGTAAAAGATTTGGTATCTGAAGAGAAGAAATACAGTGTTCTAGACTTATTAGATAATCCTCGTCTTTTAAAGATTACGCTTTTGCTAATGGTTGCGTG GTTTAGCGGTGGATACGGAacatatggtattttttttggaGTTCAACAGCTTGGAGGAAATATTTACTTAAAGTTGATACTCCTGAATGCCATTGGTTTATTTCAATTGACTGGATGGTATTTTGCTAATTG TATTGGAAGAAGATGGACAACttcaatgttttatattattggtGGATGCTCAGGAATTATCGTAGGCATATTACAAGCCTTAG aattaGAAAATAAGGAAACATTCATAACAATTTTTGCACTTCCCTCAAAAGCATTTGTGACTGCTGGCTGGGTATCTGTCATGCTGATAACGGCTGAAATATATCCAACTGTAGTAAG AAACATTGGTTCCGGTTTGCTGAATGCCACGTCTGGAATAGGGATAATGGTAGCGCCAATTGTTAATTTTGCTGTAGGTAGTTTAGAAATATTTAACTGA